In Thioalkalivibrio sp. XN279, a single window of DNA contains:
- a CDS encoding ferredoxin, with the protein MAWYRHHLFFCTNRREDGRPCCQEAGAEPARAWTKARVKELGLAGPGKVRVNNAGCLDRCAEGPVAVVYPEGVWYTYVDQEDLEEIIQEHLVHGRVVQRLMLPAEPPGEGD; encoded by the coding sequence ATGGCCTGGTACCGCCACCACCTGTTTTTCTGCACCAACCGGCGCGAGGACGGCCGGCCATGCTGCCAGGAGGCGGGCGCCGAGCCGGCGCGGGCCTGGACCAAGGCCAGGGTGAAGGAGTTGGGGCTGGCGGGACCCGGCAAAGTGCGCGTCAATAACGCGGGTTGCCTCGACCGTTGCGCAGAGGGCCCGGTGGCGGTGGTCTACCCGGAAGGCGTCTGGTACACCTACGTCGACCAGGAGGACCTGGAGGAGATCATCCAGGAGCACCTGGTCCACGGTCGCGTGGTGCAGCGCCTCATGCTGCCTGCGGAGCCTCCGGGCGAGGGAGACTGA
- a CDS encoding YdiY family protein, which produces MDNRIFRLSALALAISALAALPAAAGAEETPVGLNGRAAFSFAESRGNTDNQAITGEAEVQYRTDGRWVYDSQFGFVTREENNIRTEERYDFRATANYFWTPDNYFFGRLAWRKDNFGSVREETVPSVGYGRVLIQNDKHSLKGEIALGYRFAELSDGTEEEGVAVTTGARYLWNLSETTDVFQNLLVQWSSDNTFLESETGLTTNLVGNLNGRVSYRVRRNSDVPVGTRNSDFLTTIGVEYRF; this is translated from the coding sequence TTGGACAACAGGATATTTCGTCTGTCGGCGCTGGCGCTGGCAATCAGTGCGCTGGCGGCACTGCCGGCGGCGGCCGGCGCGGAAGAGACTCCGGTCGGCCTCAATGGACGCGCGGCTTTCAGCTTCGCCGAGTCTCGTGGCAACACGGACAACCAGGCGATCACCGGCGAGGCCGAGGTCCAGTACAGGACGGACGGGCGCTGGGTTTACGACAGCCAGTTCGGCTTCGTCACGCGCGAGGAGAACAATATCCGCACCGAGGAGCGCTATGATTTTCGCGCCACGGCGAACTACTTCTGGACGCCGGACAACTATTTCTTCGGGCGGCTCGCCTGGCGCAAGGACAACTTCGGCTCCGTACGGGAAGAAACAGTGCCCAGCGTCGGCTATGGCCGCGTGCTGATCCAGAACGACAAGCATTCCCTCAAGGGCGAGATCGCTCTCGGCTACCGCTTCGCCGAGCTTTCGGATGGCACCGAGGAAGAAGGTGTCGCGGTGACTACCGGGGCGCGCTACCTGTGGAACCTGTCCGAGACCACCGACGTATTCCAGAACCTGCTGGTGCAGTGGTCTTCCGACAACACCTTCCTCGAGAGCGAAACCGGGCTGACGACCAACCTGGTCGGCAACCTCAACGGCCGCGTGAGCTATCGTGTGCGCCGTAACAGCGACGTGCCGGTCGGCACCCGCAACTCCGACTTCCTCACCACCATCGGTGTCGAGTACAGGTTCTGA
- a CDS encoding (Fe-S)-binding protein, which yields MPPSVTTTRFPLELADRCVKCGLCLPHCPTYAVDNIEGESPRGRIALMQGLARGRLDADAALVRHLDRCLGCRACERACPAEVPYGELIDAGRALLAQRGVRDAPMQRAFAALLRRPVLLRIAARLGGLPGMRRLAHMIGRLPGRAAGLLPRDARAPRTLQAASRNGPATRVQLFTGCVGAALDGATLDDVRQALEAAGWRVESPRRQRCCGALDQHAGRPERAAQLARRNLQAFAGDAPLVSCASGCAATLMDYERLAGAEGGALARRVVDPSELLADARLDLHPGRYREVVLHVPCTQRNVTGSGDSVRRLLDRLPGVTFRELPAGCCGAAGETFLSQPALADALLEPLLDELRHAPPDALVTSNVGCALHFKAGLARAGLDVAVLHPASLVVAALESDS from the coding sequence ATGCCGCCTTCCGTCACCACGACCCGCTTCCCGCTGGAACTCGCCGACCGCTGCGTGAAATGCGGCCTGTGCCTGCCACATTGCCCCACCTACGCGGTCGACAACATCGAGGGCGAGTCCCCGCGCGGACGCATCGCCCTGATGCAGGGACTGGCGCGCGGCCGCCTCGACGCCGATGCGGCGCTGGTGCGGCATCTCGACCGCTGCCTGGGCTGCCGCGCCTGTGAGCGCGCCTGCCCCGCCGAGGTGCCCTATGGCGAACTGATCGATGCCGGGCGCGCGTTGCTGGCGCAACGGGGCGTGCGCGACGCACCGATGCAGCGGGCTTTCGCGGCGCTGTTGCGCCGGCCGGTGCTGCTGCGGATTGCGGCCCGGCTCGGCGGCTTGCCGGGCATGAGAAGGCTGGCGCACATGATCGGCAGGCTCCCTGGCCGCGCCGCCGGCCTCCTGCCGCGAGACGCGCGCGCGCCGCGCACGCTGCAGGCGGCCTCGCGCAACGGGCCGGCGACCCGTGTCCAGCTGTTCACGGGCTGCGTGGGCGCGGCGCTCGACGGCGCCACCCTGGACGACGTCCGTCAAGCGCTCGAGGCGGCGGGCTGGCGCGTCGAGTCGCCGCGGCGCCAGCGCTGTTGCGGGGCCCTGGACCAGCATGCGGGCCGGCCCGAACGCGCCGCGCAGCTGGCGCGACGCAACCTGCAGGCATTCGCGGGCGACGCCCCGCTCGTGAGTTGCGCCAGCGGCTGCGCCGCCACGCTGATGGATTACGAACGTCTTGCGGGCGCTGAAGGCGGGGCACTTGCACGCCGCGTCGTCGATCCCTCCGAGCTGCTCGCCGACGCCCGCCTCGACCTGCACCCGGGCCGCTACCGCGAAGTCGTGCTGCACGTGCCCTGCACCCAGCGCAACGTCACCGGATCCGGCGACAGCGTGCGCCGCCTGCTGGACCGGCTGCCGGGGGTGACCTTCCGCGAGCTCCCCGCGGGGTGCTGCGGCGCGGCCGGCGAGACCTTCCTCAGCCAGCCCGCGCTCGCGGACGCGCTGCTCGAACCTTTACTCGACGAGCTGCGCCACGCTCCGCCCGATGCGCTGGTCACCAGCAATGTCGGCTGCGCCCTGCATTTCAAGGCCGGCCTGGCGCGCGCGGGGCTCGACGTCGCGGTGCTGCATCCCGCCTCGCTGGTCGTCGCTGCGCTAGAATCCGACTCATGA
- the coq7 gene encoding 2-polyprenyl-3-methyl-6-methoxy-1,4-benzoquinone monooxygenase codes for MNARKLTPVDRALEQLDQAVRTVFGPPPPPSRPNPAGDIPEHTLSDRERRHAAGLMRVNHAGEVMAQGLYQGQALTARLETVREAMAQAAVEEFDHLAWCEQRLEELRDTPSRLGALWYTGAFVLGAGAGLAGDRWSLGFVSETEAQVINHLEEHLGWLPPGDQRSRAIIEQMKVDEAHHGAEARAAGGLPLPAPARGLMTLMSKVMTRTAYWI; via the coding sequence ATGAACGCACGCAAGCTGACGCCGGTCGATCGCGCCCTGGAACAACTGGACCAGGCGGTACGCACGGTGTTCGGCCCGCCGCCGCCGCCGTCCCGGCCCAATCCGGCGGGCGACATCCCGGAACACACGCTCAGCGATCGCGAGCGGCGCCATGCCGCCGGGCTGATGCGCGTCAACCACGCCGGCGAAGTCATGGCACAGGGCCTCTACCAGGGCCAGGCGCTCACCGCGCGCCTGGAAACGGTGCGCGAGGCGATGGCACAGGCGGCCGTGGAAGAGTTCGATCACCTGGCCTGGTGCGAGCAACGCCTGGAGGAGCTGAGGGACACCCCCAGCCGGCTGGGCGCCTTGTGGTACACGGGGGCGTTCGTGCTCGGCGCCGGAGCCGGCCTGGCCGGTGACCGCTGGAGCCTCGGCTTCGTGTCCGAGACGGAGGCGCAGGTCATCAACCATCTCGAGGAGCATCTCGGCTGGTTGCCCCCCGGCGACCAGCGCAGCCGGGCCATCATCGAGCAGATGAAGGTCGACGAGGCGCATCACGGCGCCGAGGCGCGAGCCGCGGGCGGCCTGCCCTTGCCTGCACCGGCCAGGGGCCTGATGACGCTCATGTCCAAGGTCATGACGCGCACCGCGTACTGGATTTGA
- the crp gene encoding cAMP-activated global transcriptional regulator CRP, whose protein sequence is MVESVGRGNEIPAMSRFLGLCRIRSIPSKTVIIHAGDLPDVLYYIVDGSVEVMIEDADGNEMVLAYLNKGQFFGEMGLFGEQPTRSAWVRTRTACEIAEMTYARFRQVAADNPGLLFELATQLAMRLERTNRKLGDLAFVDVTGRIAHAIMDLCAEPDAMTHPDGMQIKVSRQELSRLVGCSREMAGRVLKVLEEQGLLRARGKTIVVHGVRPQQRAQRTS, encoded by the coding sequence ATGGTTGAGTCCGTGGGGAGGGGGAACGAGATTCCTGCCATGAGCCGCTTTCTGGGGCTCTGTCGCATACGGTCCATACCGTCCAAGACGGTCATCATCCATGCCGGCGACCTGCCCGACGTGCTCTACTACATCGTCGACGGCTCGGTGGAAGTGATGATCGAGGACGCCGACGGCAACGAGATGGTCCTCGCCTACCTCAACAAGGGCCAGTTCTTCGGCGAGATGGGCCTGTTCGGCGAACAGCCGACCCGCAGCGCATGGGTGCGTACGCGCACCGCCTGCGAAATCGCCGAGATGACCTACGCCCGCTTCCGCCAGGTCGCTGCAGACAATCCCGGCCTCCTGTTCGAGCTGGCCACCCAGCTCGCCATGCGCCTGGAGCGCACCAATCGCAAGCTCGGCGACCTCGCCTTCGTCGACGTCACCGGGCGCATCGCGCATGCCATCATGGACCTGTGCGCGGAGCCGGATGCCATGACCCATCCCGACGGCATGCAGATCAAGGTGAGTCGCCAGGAATTGTCGCGCCTCGTGGGCTGCTCGCGCGAAATGGCGGGGCGTGTCCTCAAGGTGCTCGAAGAGCAGGGCCTGCTGCGAGCGCGCGGCAAGACCATCGTGGTGCACGGCGTGCGGCCCCAGCAACGGGCGCAGCGCACCTCCTGA
- the rpe gene encoding ribulose-phosphate 3-epimerase codes for MSDYRIAPSILSADFARLGEEVDAVLEAGADMVHFDVMDNHYVPNLTIGPMVCEALRKWGVEAPIDVHLMVRPVDRMIESFARAGASWITFHPEASEHPDRSLQLVRDLGCKSGLVFNPGTPLHWLDYLADKVDMILIMSVNPGFGGQKFIPSALRKIAAARRFIDDNGLPIRLEVDGGVKVDNIAQVAQAGADTFVAGSAIFGSADYASTITAMRRELAGVDVDVD; via the coding sequence ATGTCGGACTACCGCATCGCTCCCTCCATCCTGTCCGCCGACTTCGCCCGCCTCGGCGAGGAAGTAGACGCCGTGCTCGAGGCCGGCGCCGACATGGTGCATTTCGACGTGATGGACAACCATTACGTGCCCAATCTCACCATCGGGCCGATGGTCTGCGAGGCCCTGCGCAAGTGGGGCGTCGAGGCGCCCATCGACGTGCACCTGATGGTGCGCCCGGTGGACAGGATGATCGAGTCCTTCGCCAGGGCGGGGGCCAGCTGGATCACGTTCCACCCCGAGGCCAGCGAGCATCCCGACCGCAGCCTGCAGCTGGTGCGCGACCTCGGCTGCAAGTCCGGCCTGGTGTTCAACCCGGGCACGCCGCTGCACTGGCTGGACTACCTGGCCGACAAGGTCGACATGATCCTCATCATGTCCGTGAATCCCGGCTTCGGCGGGCAGAAGTTCATTCCCTCCGCCCTGCGCAAGATCGCCGCGGCACGCCGCTTTATCGACGACAACGGCTTGCCCATCCGGCTCGAGGTGGACGGCGGCGTGAAGGTCGACAACATCGCCCAGGTGGCGCAGGCCGGGGCGGACACCTTCGTCGCCGGTTCGGCGATTTTCGGTTCGGCAGATTACGCCAGCACCATCACCGCGATGCGGCGCGAACTCGCGGGTGTAGACGTCGACGTGGACTGA
- the djlA gene encoding co-chaperone DjlA, translating into MPMRWAGKLTGAIIGSLAGPVGAAVGLFLGHQFDRGMERPAGGGGLGSGDVGQVFFAATFGVMGHVAKADGRVSEAEIQAARGIMSRMRLTPEQVQAAIGIYTAGKAPDFPLQDTLASLRAALGSRRTLRRAFLEIQMEAALADGQLRAQTREVLWRIASALDLGRVEMAQVEALLRLGRGFGDRRTAVAPRPSAADAYRVLGLEPGASDAEVKLAYRRLMNQHHPDKLRARGMPDSMIPMAEARTQEIRAAWETVRAARGMR; encoded by the coding sequence ATGCCGATGAGGTGGGCCGGCAAGCTCACGGGCGCGATTATCGGTTCGCTGGCCGGTCCCGTTGGCGCTGCGGTGGGGCTCTTCCTCGGGCACCAGTTCGACCGCGGCATGGAACGTCCGGCCGGCGGCGGTGGCCTGGGATCCGGCGATGTCGGCCAGGTGTTCTTCGCTGCGACCTTCGGCGTCATGGGCCACGTCGCCAAGGCCGACGGACGCGTCAGCGAGGCCGAGATCCAGGCAGCGCGCGGCATCATGAGCCGCATGCGGCTGACGCCGGAACAGGTGCAGGCGGCCATCGGTATCTACACCGCCGGCAAGGCGCCGGACTTCCCCCTGCAGGACACGCTGGCAAGCCTGCGCGCGGCGCTCGGTTCGCGGCGGACGCTGCGCCGGGCGTTCCTCGAGATCCAGATGGAGGCCGCGCTGGCCGACGGGCAGCTGCGTGCGCAGACACGGGAGGTGCTGTGGCGGATCGCGTCCGCGCTGGACCTGGGACGGGTCGAGATGGCCCAGGTGGAGGCGTTGCTGCGGCTGGGGCGGGGCTTCGGCGATCGGCGCACGGCCGTCGCCCCGCGGCCTTCCGCCGCGGACGCCTACCGCGTGCTCGGGCTGGAACCTGGCGCCAGTGATGCCGAGGTCAAGCTCGCGTACCGGCGCCTGATGAACCAGCATCATCCCGACAAGCTGCGCGCCCGCGGCATGCCGGATTCCATGATCCCGATGGCGGAGGCCAGGACGCAGGAGATTCGCGCCGCCTGGGAGACGGTGCGCGCCGCGCGCGGCATGCGCTGA
- a CDS encoding phosphoribosylaminoimidazolesuccinocarboxamide synthase: protein MSTLFESALPGLELLHRGKVRDVYAVDAHTLLMVATDRLSAFDVVLPDPIPGKGEILTQTARFWFQRTRALVPNHLLDRPVESVLPPGVCGEDYRLRSSVTRRLRPLPVEAVARGYLIGSGWKDYQASGAVCGIPLPAGLRQADRLPDPIFTPATKAAVGEHDENISFDRMVGIVGAELAEQVRDLTLRIYDEAARYARERGIIIADTKFEFGRDDDGTLYLIDEALTPDSSRFWPADQWAPGSSPPSFDKQFVRDYLETLDWDKQAPGPRLPAEIIARTAAKYREAYRRLTGDTELFPA, encoded by the coding sequence ATGAGCACGCTGTTCGAATCCGCCCTGCCCGGACTGGAGCTGTTGCATCGGGGCAAGGTGCGGGACGTCTACGCAGTGGACGCGCACACCCTCCTCATGGTCGCCACCGACCGCCTTTCGGCCTTCGACGTGGTGCTGCCGGATCCGATCCCCGGCAAGGGCGAGATCCTGACCCAGACGGCGCGCTTCTGGTTCCAGCGCACGCGCGCACTGGTCCCCAACCACCTGCTGGACAGGCCGGTGGAGTCGGTCCTCCCGCCGGGTGTCTGCGGCGAGGACTACCGGCTGCGCAGCAGCGTCACGCGCCGGCTCCGGCCGCTGCCGGTCGAGGCTGTGGCGCGGGGCTATCTCATCGGCTCCGGCTGGAAGGACTACCAGGCCAGCGGAGCCGTGTGCGGCATCCCGCTGCCCGCCGGGCTGCGACAGGCCGACCGCCTGCCGGACCCGATCTTCACGCCCGCCACCAAGGCCGCGGTCGGCGAGCACGACGAAAACATCAGCTTCGACCGCATGGTCGGCATCGTCGGCGCCGAGCTCGCCGAACAGGTGCGGGACCTGACCCTCCGCATCTACGACGAGGCCGCCCGCTACGCGCGCGAGCGCGGCATCATCATTGCCGACACCAAGTTCGAGTTCGGCCGCGACGACGACGGCACCCTTTACCTCATCGACGAGGCGCTGACGCCGGACTCGTCGCGCTTCTGGCCGGCCGACCAGTGGGCGCCCGGCTCGAGCCCGCCCAGTTTCGACAAGCAGTTCGTGCGCGACTACCTCGAGACCCTGGACTGGGACAAGCAGGCGCCGGGGCCGCGGCTTCCAGCGGAGATCATCGCCCGCACCGCCGCGAAGTACCGCGAGGCCTACCGCCGACTCACCGGCGACACAGAGCTGTTCCCGGCATGA
- a CDS encoding YhjD/YihY/BrkB family envelope integrity protein codes for MSRALLARCERLLWEDSGATRQPLRRLLLLPARFAYAVARDLSQGQLTLRAMSLVYTTLLSVVPLLAFSFSVLKGFGVHRQVEPLLYEFLAPLGDKGAEITSQIIAFVENVRGSVLGGIGLALLVFTVISMVQKVEDTFNHIWQVQQSRSIARRFSDYLSVILVGPILMVTAMGMLATINSSAAMQAITGIEPFGSLIALLSRLAPFVLVVLVFAFVYAFVPNTRVRISAALVGAAVAGIAWTLGGSLFASIVVGSTRYAAIYSSFAIAIVALIWLYLSWLILLLGAQVAFYVQNPGRLRYGHSRLQLSITEVENLALAIMQQVARGFHHGRRPGFAQLAQALQYPARALEEITAHLEQAGLLLLTEEETFVPGRAPAAISVAEILAAVRGEMRSDAQPAADVLRSAREAETRSLDGHTLADLV; via the coding sequence ATGAGCCGTGCCCTGCTGGCGCGCTGCGAACGGCTGCTGTGGGAGGATTCCGGCGCCACCCGCCAGCCGCTGCGGCGCCTGCTCTTGCTGCCGGCGCGCTTCGCCTACGCCGTCGCCCGCGACCTGTCCCAGGGCCAGCTCACCCTGCGCGCCATGAGCCTGGTCTACACCACCCTGCTCTCGGTCGTCCCGTTGCTGGCGTTCAGTTTTTCGGTGCTGAAGGGCTTCGGCGTACACCGGCAGGTCGAGCCCCTCTTGTACGAGTTCCTCGCGCCGCTCGGCGACAAGGGCGCAGAGATCACCAGCCAGATCATCGCGTTCGTCGAGAACGTGCGCGGCAGCGTGCTGGGCGGCATCGGCCTGGCGCTGTTGGTGTTCACCGTGATCTCGATGGTGCAGAAGGTGGAGGACACCTTCAACCACATCTGGCAGGTCCAGCAGTCGCGCAGCATCGCGCGGCGCTTCAGCGACTATCTCAGCGTGATCCTGGTGGGGCCGATCCTGATGGTCACGGCCATGGGCATGCTCGCGACCATCAACTCGAGCGCCGCCATGCAGGCCATCACCGGCATCGAGCCCTTCGGCTCGCTCATCGCGCTGCTCAGCCGCCTCGCGCCCTTCGTGCTGGTGGTGCTGGTGTTCGCCTTCGTCTATGCCTTCGTGCCCAACACCAGGGTGCGCATCAGCGCTGCGCTGGTGGGCGCCGCCGTGGCCGGCATCGCATGGACCCTGGGCGGCTCGCTGTTCGCCTCCATAGTGGTGGGCTCGACGCGTTACGCCGCCATCTATTCCAGCTTCGCCATCGCCATCGTGGCGCTGATCTGGCTTTACCTGTCCTGGCTGATCCTGTTGCTCGGCGCGCAGGTGGCGTTCTACGTCCAGAACCCCGGGCGACTGCGCTATGGCCACTCGCGCCTGCAACTGTCCATCACCGAGGTGGAGAACCTGGCGCTGGCGATCATGCAGCAGGTGGCGCGCGGCTTCCACCACGGCCGCCGGCCGGGCTTTGCCCAGCTGGCCCAGGCATTGCAGTACCCGGCGCGCGCGCTGGAAGAGATCACCGCGCACCTCGAGCAGGCGGGACTGCTGTTGCTTACCGAAGAAGAAACCTTCGTGCCGGGGCGCGCGCCGGCCGCCATCAGCGTGGCGGAAATTCTCGCCGCCGTGCGCGGCGAAATGCGCAGCGACGCGCAGCCGGCGGCCGATGTGCTGCGCTCGGCGCGAGAAGCGGAAACCCGGAGCCTCGACGGCCACACCCTGGCCGACCTGGTCTGA
- the pmbA gene encoding metalloprotease PmbA has protein sequence MSSSDLSDLEAARARLEALAEDALARARKGGASAAEVGASLAGGLSVTVRKGEVETLEHQRDRGFSVTVYFGQRKGSASTSDLAPRAIEETVDKACTIARYTAEDACAGLPDPECMAVDPPDLDLDHPWHIDPDQAVALARDCEAAGLQADARITNTEGGSLSSHRGLRVYANTHGFSGGYASTSHSLSCALIAGKGDQMQRDYWYTLSRCADVLESPEAVGRRAAERTLRRLGARKLATRSVPVIFVAELARGFLGHLVGAVKGGAQYRKASFLLDAAGTQVLPDWMSLEERPHVERAIGSAPFDAEGVATHDRVLVAAGVLQGYVLSSYSARRLGLRTTGNAGGIHNLRVLGDGRDFDALLRQMGRGLVVTELMGQGVNGVTGDYSRGASGFWVEGGEIAHPVHEVTIAGNLKDLYLDIQAIGSDVDTRGVIQSGSLLVGRMTVAGD, from the coding sequence ATGTCGTCGTCTGATCTGAGCGATCTCGAGGCCGCGCGTGCGCGACTCGAGGCGCTGGCCGAAGATGCGCTGGCGCGCGCCCGCAAGGGCGGCGCCTCGGCCGCCGAGGTGGGCGCGAGCCTGGCCGGCGGCCTGTCGGTGACGGTGCGCAAGGGGGAGGTGGAAACGCTGGAGCACCAGCGCGACCGTGGCTTCAGCGTCACCGTCTACTTCGGGCAGCGCAAGGGCAGCGCCAGCACCTCGGACCTCGCGCCCCGGGCCATCGAGGAAACGGTCGACAAGGCCTGCACCATCGCGCGCTACACGGCCGAGGACGCCTGTGCGGGCTTGCCTGACCCGGAATGCATGGCGGTCGATCCGCCCGACCTGGACCTGGACCACCCCTGGCACATCGATCCGGACCAGGCGGTCGCCCTGGCGCGCGACTGCGAGGCGGCGGGACTGCAGGCCGACGCGCGCATCACCAACACCGAGGGTGGGTCACTCTCCAGCCACCGGGGTTTGCGGGTCTACGCCAACACCCACGGTTTCAGCGGCGGCTACGCCAGCACCAGCCATAGCCTCAGCTGCGCGCTCATCGCCGGCAAGGGCGACCAGATGCAGCGGGATTACTGGTACACCCTGTCGCGCTGCGCGGACGTGCTGGAATCGCCGGAAGCGGTCGGACGCCGTGCCGCGGAGCGCACCTTGCGCCGGCTCGGCGCGCGCAAGCTGGCCACGCGCAGCGTGCCGGTGATTTTCGTTGCCGAGCTGGCACGGGGCTTTCTCGGCCACCTGGTCGGCGCGGTCAAGGGCGGCGCGCAGTATCGCAAGGCGAGCTTCCTGCTGGATGCGGCCGGCACGCAGGTGCTGCCCGACTGGATGAGCCTGGAGGAACGGCCGCACGTCGAGCGCGCGATTGGCTCTGCGCCCTTCGATGCCGAGGGCGTCGCCACGCACGACCGCGTGCTGGTCGCAGCGGGCGTGCTGCAGGGCTACGTGCTTTCCAGCTATTCGGCACGCCGCCTGGGATTGCGCACCACGGGCAATGCGGGCGGCATACACAACTTGCGCGTGCTCGGCGACGGGCGGGATTTCGACGCCCTGTTGCGGCAGATGGGACGCGGGCTGGTGGTGACGGAACTCATGGGCCAGGGCGTCAACGGCGTGACCGGCGATTACTCGCGCGGCGCCAGCGGCTTCTGGGTCGAGGGCGGCGAGATCGCGCACCCGGTCCACGAGGTGACGATTGCCGGCAACCTGAAAGACCTGTATCTCGACATCCAGGCCATCGGTTCCGACGTGGATACGCGCGGCGTCATCCAGTCGGGTTCGCTGCTCGTCGGACGCATGACGGTGGCCGGCGACTGA
- a CDS encoding aminotransferase class V-fold PLP-dependent enzyme: MTRLDTAALDLDWVRGHFPALQGGWVLMDNAGGAATLEAVAARTAEYMRRWPVQLGATYGPSAEAGELQARARTALAGLFSRGGGAALPPERLAMGAATTSLLSRLARALLPTLSPGDEIVVSEADHEANIGPWLRLQAHGIRIRWWRVRPDSMRPEAEDLDELLGPRTRLVCFTHASNLLGSVIDPRPVVARARTVGARCCVDGVAYAPHRALAPAELGIDWYAFSLYKVFGPHCALLSCSADGAAMLANLNHEWMSAPAPATRLEPGAWPYELAWGAAAVPEYLDALETRHGQPAFDVISAHERTLTAAVLDWLATRRDVRVIGAAEAGPDRLPTISFVSARKRPGEIVAAVDAARIGIRHGHFYAPRLVAALGLPRDEGVVRISMAHYNTLGEVEQLLQALEAAL, translated from the coding sequence GTGACGCGACTGGACACTGCAGCACTGGATCTCGACTGGGTGCGCGGGCACTTCCCGGCGCTCCAGGGTGGCTGGGTGCTGATGGACAATGCCGGCGGCGCGGCCACGCTCGAGGCTGTCGCCGCGCGCACGGCGGAGTACATGCGGCGCTGGCCGGTGCAGCTCGGCGCCACCTACGGCCCCTCGGCCGAGGCAGGCGAGCTCCAGGCCAGGGCCAGGACGGCGCTGGCAGGCCTGTTCAGCCGCGGCGGTGGCGCAGCCCTGCCACCCGAGCGGCTGGCCATGGGCGCCGCGACGACTTCCCTGCTGTCGCGGCTCGCGCGGGCGCTGCTGCCCACGCTCTCGCCGGGCGACGAGATCGTGGTCAGCGAGGCGGACCACGAGGCCAATATCGGCCCATGGCTGCGGCTGCAGGCGCACGGCATCCGCATCCGCTGGTGGCGCGTCCGCCCGGACAGCATGCGGCCGGAAGCGGAGGACCTCGACGAGTTGCTCGGCCCGCGCACGCGCCTGGTGTGCTTCACTCACGCCTCGAACCTGCTCGGCAGCGTGATCGACCCGCGTCCGGTGGTGGCGCGCGCACGCACCGTCGGCGCGCGCTGCTGCGTGGACGGCGTCGCCTACGCGCCGCACCGCGCCCTCGCGCCGGCGGAACTCGGTATCGACTGGTACGCCTTCAGCCTCTACAAGGTCTTCGGCCCGCATTGCGCGTTGCTGTCCTGCTCGGCAGACGGCGCCGCGATGCTGGCCAACCTCAACCATGAGTGGATGTCGGCGCCGGCGCCGGCCACGCGACTGGAGCCGGGCGCGTGGCCCTACGAGCTGGCCTGGGGCGCCGCGGCCGTGCCCGAGTACCTCGACGCGCTCGAGACCCGCCATGGGCAGCCGGCGTTCGATGTCATCAGCGCGCACGAGCGCACGCTGACCGCCGCCGTGCTCGACTGGCTGGCGACCCGGCGCGACGTCCGCGTCATCGGTGCGGCGGAGGCCGGTCCGGACCGGCTGCCGACGATCTCCTTCGTCTCCGCGCGCAAGCGGCCCGGGGAAATCGTCGCCGCGGTGGACGCGGCGCGGATCGGCATCCGGCACGGCCATTTCTATGCCCCGCGGCTGGTCGCAGCGCTGGGCCTGCCGCGCGACGAGGGCGTGGTGCGCATTTCCATGGCGCACTACAACACCCTGGGCGAGGTCGAGCAGTTGCTGCAGGCGCTCGAGGCGGCACTGTGA
- the yjgA gene encoding ribosome biogenesis factor YjgA: MSDHEGPSKSRRKRDAEALQSLGEALAALPRADLAPLQLPERLLQAFEELGPIRSHEARRRHCQFIGRLMRDVDPAPLQAFLEARSRPSRVEARLFKLTEQWRDRMLEGGDAVLRDFVAAHAVVTPEERQRLEETLAAAREGRSGASRRLFRELKTLVERAHGDGAPAGAALLE; this comes from the coding sequence GTGAGCGATCACGAGGGGCCGAGCAAGAGCCGGCGCAAGCGCGACGCCGAGGCCCTGCAGTCACTCGGCGAAGCACTGGCTGCCCTGCCGCGCGCAGACCTCGCGCCGCTGCAACTGCCGGAGCGCCTGCTGCAGGCCTTCGAGGAACTGGGGCCGATCCGGTCGCACGAGGCGCGGCGCCGGCATTGCCAGTTCATCGGCCGCCTCATGCGCGACGTCGACCCGGCGCCTTTGCAGGCTTTCCTTGAGGCGCGCAGTCGCCCGAGCCGCGTCGAGGCGCGCCTGTTCAAGCTCACCGAGCAGTGGCGCGACCGCATGCTCGAAGGCGGAGACGCGGTGCTGCGGGACTTCGTGGCGGCGCACGCCGTGGTGACGCCGGAGGAACGACAGCGGCTGGAAGAAACGCTGGCAGCCGCACGCGAGGGCCGCAGCGGGGCTTCCCGCCGCCTGTTCCGGGAGCTCAAGACGCTGGTCGAGCGCGCGCACGGGGATGGCGCACCAGCCGGCGCGGCGCTGCTAGAATAG